A window of Ignicoccus hospitalis KIN4/I contains these coding sequences:
- a CDS encoding DEAD/DEAH box helicase has translation MEERGIRRLFPVQELALQKGLTEFKNLLVSAPTGSGKTLVAEMAIKNALDNGYKAVYLTPLRSLAFEKYASLKKIFKDSKVALSVGDYHAPEVGEADVLVATYERMDSLLRHNSPWLKEVGTVVVDEVHYVGDEERGPTLEVVVTRLKLMGKQIVALSATVGNPEDLASWLDAELVTHDWRPVKLEEGVMDPSSYEVLFEDRVEEVKEVLSDPGLDAALHYMREGQALYFASTRKRAENAAKKISKLLKPDKVTKEWAERVRIEVEGELGEVLAKMVERGAAFHHAGLTNEARLLVEEAFRSGAIKFVAATPTLAAGVNLPARAVVIERYTRYTDEGEAPISVSEYKQMAGRAGRPGLDVKGTSVLVARPKAPPEEVYERYVLGQPEDVRSALTSARALRRSLLGLIASKAVNSEAELVEFIEETLFGVTEGAANAIDDARRSLEFLKGAGLVEGVKATPLGTVVAKQYVDPLGAKVVLGALKRRKGKTTALGYLHLVAVTPDMPKRGLRSSEVRELWRVAEERFDELLIRDDEYVSESTALSALKVALALESWVKEEPEEVIAKKYGFYPGDLRVLSDTAAWLVHAYSEIAKFVGLYKHSEALAELELRLKYGVSEELVELVQIPYIGRVRARALWNAGIRSKEDFVKRADLAARVVGKGVVKRALEAMGLGYGLVKWVKP, from the coding sequence TTGGAGGAGAGGGGCATAAGGCGGCTGTTCCCCGTCCAAGAGCTCGCCCTCCAGAAGGGACTGACTGAGTTCAAGAACTTGTTGGTCTCCGCTCCCACGGGCTCGGGCAAGACGCTCGTAGCCGAGATGGCTATAAAGAACGCCCTCGACAACGGCTACAAGGCCGTCTACCTAACCCCACTGCGGAGCTTGGCCTTCGAAAAGTACGCCTCCTTGAAGAAAATATTCAAGGACTCGAAAGTGGCGCTGAGCGTCGGCGACTACCACGCCCCCGAGGTGGGGGAGGCGGACGTCTTAGTGGCTACGTACGAGAGGATGGACTCCTTGCTGAGGCACAACTCTCCTTGGTTGAAGGAAGTGGGGACTGTAGTGGTGGACGAGGTCCACTACGTGGGCGACGAGGAGAGGGGCCCGACGTTGGAGGTTGTAGTGACTAGGTTAAAGCTAATGGGAAAGCAGATAGTCGCGCTCTCGGCCACCGTGGGGAACCCGGAGGACTTGGCCTCTTGGTTGGACGCGGAACTCGTCACCCACGACTGGAGGCCCGTGAAGCTGGAGGAAGGCGTAATGGACCCGTCCAGCTACGAGGTGTTGTTCGAGGACAGAGTCGAGGAAGTGAAGGAGGTCTTGAGCGACCCGGGCTTGGACGCGGCCCTCCACTACATGAGGGAGGGCCAAGCGCTCTACTTCGCTAGCACGAGGAAGAGGGCCGAGAACGCGGCAAAGAAGATATCGAAGTTGTTGAAACCCGATAAGGTTACCAAGGAGTGGGCAGAGAGGGTCAGGATTGAGGTAGAAGGGGAGCTCGGCGAGGTCTTGGCGAAGATGGTGGAGAGGGGAGCCGCCTTCCACCACGCCGGGCTCACCAACGAGGCCCGACTGCTCGTGGAGGAGGCCTTCCGCTCCGGGGCGATCAAGTTCGTCGCCGCCACCCCCACGCTGGCCGCTGGGGTCAACTTGCCGGCCAGAGCGGTCGTGATCGAGAGGTACACGAGGTACACGGACGAGGGGGAGGCGCCGATCTCGGTCTCAGAGTACAAGCAGATGGCCGGGAGGGCGGGCAGGCCGGGCTTGGACGTTAAGGGCACCTCAGTGTTAGTAGCTAGGCCGAAGGCCCCTCCGGAGGAGGTCTACGAGAGGTACGTCTTGGGCCAGCCGGAGGACGTGCGGAGCGCCTTGACCAGCGCCCGAGCGTTGAGAAGATCTCTCTTAGGGCTGATAGCCTCCAAGGCAGTTAACAGCGAGGCGGAGTTGGTGGAGTTCATAGAGGAGACCCTCTTCGGGGTTACAGAAGGGGCAGCAAACGCGATAGACGACGCGAGGAGGTCGCTGGAGTTCCTAAAGGGGGCTGGTTTGGTGGAAGGAGTCAAGGCTACGCCGTTGGGAACGGTAGTCGCCAAACAGTACGTGGACCCACTAGGGGCAAAGGTAGTTCTGGGGGCCCTGAAGCGCCGCAAGGGCAAGACTACCGCTTTGGGGTACTTGCACTTGGTCGCCGTCACCCCGGACATGCCCAAGAGGGGGCTGAGGAGCTCGGAGGTGAGGGAGCTCTGGAGGGTGGCGGAGGAGAGGTTCGACGAGCTCTTGATAAGGGATGACGAGTACGTGAGCGAGTCGACGGCGTTGAGCGCGTTGAAGGTCGCTCTAGCCCTGGAGAGCTGGGTGAAGGAGGAGCCGGAGGAGGTGATAGCGAAGAAGTACGGCTTCTACCCGGGAGACCTCAGAGTGTTGAGCGACACGGCCGCGTGGCTGGTCCATGCATATTCTGAAATAGCTAAGTTCGTCGGTCTGTACAAACACTCCGAGGCGCTGGCGGAGCTGGAGCTCCGCTTGAAGTACGGCGTCTCCGAAGAGCTCGTCGAGTTAGTGCAGATACCCTACATAGGTAGGGTAAGGGCCAGGGCGCTTTGGAACGCCGGAATAAGGTCTAAAGAGGACTTCGTCAAGAGGGCTGACCTAGCTGCGAGGGTGGTCGGTAAGGGGGTCGTTAAGCGGGCCTTAGAGGCGATGGGCTTGGGCTACGGGCTGGTCAAGTGGGTTAAGCCTTGA
- the aroA gene encoding 3-phosphoshikimate 1-carboxyvinyltransferase, translated as MLNTPALTDGPCEGKRNLRVRVEPSTPEGSVEAPPSKSWAQRAAFLALLAEGRSSFRRVPESDDVLASLEAVRAFGAKVEAKGGEVAIEGGEVKVPEDVINMRGSGTGARIAIAVGTLVPKGFGVVVTGNASLRRRPMTPVVEVMNALGAEVVSLRGGLLPVVSFGGLPGGEAEVDGSVTSQHVTAALIASTKSERGAKITVKNAVSRGYIALTERVMRLFGAKVKCDAKYSYCEVEPSELKAVRSEVPGDYALAAFPAALAVVSGGEVKVGPLPPPESGPGDHRLVDYLRKFGVEVSYSDGYLRVEGSVRPKGTRVNLKDEPDLALPLAAVAAVSKGESVLAGLSHLVYKESNRIETILQTLKCFGVSARVDGPSIRVLGTESLRPCRLKCPDDHRIAMLAAVLGSAAGAVIESAECVNKSWPGFWDALSSLGVKVYVEGRR; from the coding sequence ATGCTGAATACTCCGGCACTTACGGACGGCCCTTGTGAGGGCAAGAGGAACTTGAGGGTGAGGGTAGAGCCGTCGACGCCGGAGGGCTCCGTAGAGGCGCCGCCGAGCAAGAGCTGGGCCCAGAGGGCAGCCTTCTTGGCCCTCTTGGCCGAGGGGAGGAGCTCCTTTCGGAGGGTGCCCGAGTCAGACGACGTGCTCGCCTCGCTGGAGGCGGTCCGGGCTTTCGGGGCGAAGGTGGAGGCGAAGGGAGGGGAGGTTGCGATAGAGGGAGGGGAGGTCAAGGTACCCGAGGACGTAATCAACATGAGGGGCTCCGGCACGGGGGCGCGGATAGCGATAGCCGTGGGGACTTTGGTGCCTAAAGGCTTCGGGGTAGTAGTAACGGGTAACGCCAGCCTCCGCAGGAGGCCCATGACTCCGGTCGTGGAAGTGATGAACGCCTTGGGGGCGGAGGTAGTCAGCTTGAGGGGGGGACTCCTCCCGGTCGTGAGCTTCGGGGGGCTCCCGGGCGGGGAGGCGGAGGTGGACGGGAGCGTAACCAGCCAACACGTGACGGCGGCTCTAATAGCTTCCACCAAGAGCGAGAGGGGGGCAAAAATAACCGTTAAGAACGCCGTCTCAAGGGGCTATATCGCCTTAACGGAGAGGGTGATGAGGCTCTTCGGGGCCAAGGTCAAGTGCGACGCGAAGTACTCTTACTGCGAAGTGGAGCCCTCGGAGCTGAAAGCCGTAAGGTCTGAAGTGCCCGGGGACTACGCGCTGGCCGCCTTCCCGGCCGCCCTGGCGGTGGTGAGCGGGGGCGAGGTGAAGGTGGGCCCCCTGCCGCCCCCGGAGAGCGGCCCGGGGGACCACAGGCTGGTAGACTACCTAAGGAAGTTCGGGGTGGAAGTCAGCTACTCCGACGGCTACTTGCGCGTAGAAGGGAGCGTGAGGCCGAAGGGGACTCGAGTAAACTTGAAGGACGAGCCGGACCTAGCCCTCCCCCTGGCGGCCGTGGCGGCCGTCAGCAAGGGAGAGAGCGTGTTGGCGGGCCTCTCTCACTTAGTATATAAGGAGTCAAACAGGATAGAGACGATATTGCAAACGCTCAAGTGTTTCGGCGTGAGCGCGCGCGTCGACGGGCCGAGCATAAGGGTCTTGGGAACGGAGTCGCTAAGGCCTTGCAGACTTAAGTGCCCGGACGACCACCGGATAGCGATGCTCGCCGCAGTGTTGGGGTCTGCCGCGGGGGCCGTTATAGAGTCCGCGGAGTGCGTCAACAAGAGCTGGCCCGGGTTCTGGGACGCGCTGAGCTCTCTGGGGGTGAAGGTCTATGTGGAGGGTCGCCGCTAA